Within Sorghum bicolor cultivar BTx623 chromosome 2, Sorghum_bicolor_NCBIv3, whole genome shotgun sequence, the genomic segment CAGAACTTGGGTGGAAAATTATGATAGCCGAGTCACAGTATAGCAGGAGACAAACAGAACGATGAAAGATAAGTGAGAAATTAATATTAGTTACCTCTGCGGTGAGGGTTTGGCATCTGTCCCTTGCACGGCTGAAGATAACATTGCGATTGTTGTCAATGCAATCGCGCGCGGCAATGACACCGAACACATCAATTGGCCACTTTAGGCTCTTCTTAATTCCTGCAACCTTGACCGAAAAGACCTGTAGGGTGCCCATGGGGGAGGCACTGTAACCCGGTGCAGGCTCATCTGTGAAACGCATGGGGCCGAGCCTTGCTGCAGTAGTTGTAGGACATATCAAATTAGTTAAGATCAATTCAGATAGCAACACTAATAAAAACAGCACTGACGCTGATTATTAGCGCATCACTGTTGTATAATTTCTTCTCCCTCCACTCAAAATCatatgttttggcttttctaaatacattgcttttactatgtatctaaagATATagagtgtatatctaagtgcataacAAAAGCTACGTATCTCGAAAAGCCAAAGTGTCTTGCAATTACTGATGGAGCTCCAAAAGATCCTACCACTTATCTTGATAAATTGTGATAGCTGAATCACGTATTACTGATTGAGAAAACACTTCACAGGTAGTAGTATTATGTAGCACTAATTCTAGAAGCTATCAACTACTGATGGAGATACAAAAGCAAAAGATATGCTTAACTGAAAACTATATTCATGTAACAATCATAGATACAGCACAGAAGGGGATGTTTGATGGGAAACTCACTGGTGTCATCAAATGAGCCGAAGTTAGCGGAATATACAGCGATCCACCGCCTGCGATACTCCCTAGCCATCCACGCAAAATAGTCTGATCTTTTCATCTCTAATAAATCCTCCTCTTCTGGCTCCGCCTGCTTCCTCTGAATCTCATCCTCATGCCTCAGTTCGGCCCTCAACCGGTCCATCGCTGCCTCGTCAGCAAGCACTGCCTCTATCTGCCGCTGTGCGGCCTCTGCCTTGCTTTCCCCACCCATGCCAAGAAGATCCACAATCAGCACTCCCAAGATGGTGCCTCGACCATCCTCTTCCACCCTCCTCGATGCGTTGCTCTTATCAGATTTTGCCAACAAGGCCGTAGAGTCGTTTTCCTTCATCATAACAGTGGTGTCAAACATGCGAGTCTTCTCGGCGAGTCCCTCCTGCGCCAATGCCTCCTCTTGACCAACAGAAGGCTCCGACGCCTCCTTTTTCTGaacccttatcatcctcaaataCTTACTCCAAGCTTTCACATCCTCATCCGTAAACATCCGATCCGGACTCTTAGAAGATTACTTACTCATCTCCAGATTATCAAAAGCCTTCGTCAGCGTCTGCAGATTCTCTAAAGACCTTGCCTTCCTCATCCCCCGGCGCACCATCTCTTCGGCCGCCGCCAAACTCCCCCTCTTCGCTCTCGGAATAGGGGCTTTCTTCCCACACCCAGACACCCTATGCACTTTCTCTTCCATATCGATGCCTCAGACACCGTCATCGTCTCCATCTCGCACGCCGAACGCTCCCTGGATTCGACACCGCCTCTGACACCGCCTCTGATTCTACTCCAGATACGAAACCCTATTCTTCTTCTAGCCTTTTGCGAGTCCGGGCTAATAGCCGCGGTTCTTTGTAATTAAATgagctaaataaaaaaaataaaagaaagaatTGTAGTTAATTAAATTACGCTATATttgtgggacggagggagtaattaaGCAAATCCGCTAGGGCAAAATCACGGTGGGACGCGACGCCCGCACCATGGGCTGCTTTGTATTGGGCCAGTCGTACGTGGTTTTCGTTTCTGGGCTTCATTTACTTCTTTCGTCCTCGTTTCCTCTCATGGCTCGCCGGTGGAAGAAGTTCATTTTAGAgtaaagtttctaaacttgtttgggtgtgtctaaatttacaaaataattatttaggtATCTAAATTTGTTCGGCCGTATTAACCTTATCCCTAACTTTAGAAATCTTCCATacaggtcctcaaacttgttcggTTGTATCATCTCAGtcactaaacttatttttaAGTCTCATCTAGATCAAAGTAGGgtgaatctaaaaactctatatagaaaaataattcataaatttttcatatgaactcaaatgaagataaaTTTTGTATCAAATTTGTAGTAAGCAatgtgatctacaactttgtagctgaaaagtttttaaattaaaatcttttggggtcccaaaatatttttttgaaattttttagatctagaaatttaaaatttaaaattaaattttgtgatattaaacgactttaaataaaaaaatatttcaactataaagttgtagaaCACATTAAGcgctacaactttgatataaagtttgtcttcatttgagtacatatgaaaaagttttgaattatttttgatatagagtttttagatcgctttgttttgacccagatgagactttgaaagcccaagtttggttttggtaattaatgacaccaagttgctaatgccttgtgtttaagtgatttgagttaggcatagcaacacatgtgatgaaggtgcatggtgacatggaaaggtggccacatgatcacaatgggatgaagcatgaagtggagatcatggtgatagacgaggagcaaagttatcaaggcaaaggtataaacatagggttttacttttgccggtctaagatgagtagagaagtgattgaccgggtttaggatagatagccgactatcaagaggggaaatcacggtcatctctcgaatcaaatgctactaggtccatatcttgagcatatgcattaggatctagtaaagtgctaacttaactcctttggtgaaaatgtttgtgaaaagctaacacacttgcactttggtagtggacacttgttggtgttagcacttttacaaaggaggtggagttcctagggttgagaggggtgtg encodes:
- the LOC8060632 gene encoding uncharacterized protein LOC8060632; amino-acid sequence: MFTDEDVKAWSKYLRMIRVQKKEASEPSVGQEEALAQEGLAEKTRMFDTTVMMKENDSTALLAKSDKSNASRRVEEDGRGTILGVLIVDLLGMGGESKAEAAQRQIEAVLADEAAMDRLRAELRHEDEIQRKQAEPEEEDLLEMKRSDYFAWMAREYRRRWIAVYSANFGSFDDTTRLGPMRFTDEPAPGYSASPMGTLQVFSVKVAGIKKSLKWPIDVFGVIAARDCIDNNRNVIFSRARDRCQTLTAEDRYLVLSGPTRAVVWSDHVSIEVKLTVKGRTESEDKDLSFLAVPLLTGDTGYSNLFCCYRTSKLSTLEFTLGHIVRSVEATIFVRVIDGSWLDSFHGQFSVFTTGRRDKNFRSTDHKKIILLDSVVEKFYVSDDGEIEMSRRVVSVENRGNLKVCIKSWEASECGKKVMKDELVFKPKENKRSHGVLDVGFCKMEVTVAWSLISYHPIPLNLY